A window of the Acipenser ruthenus chromosome 30, fAciRut3.2 maternal haplotype, whole genome shotgun sequence genome harbors these coding sequences:
- the LOC117398220 gene encoding uncharacterized protein C19orf47 homolog isoform X1 produces MASVTNATSEWIQFFKDAGIPAGLAVHYAVSFVDNRIQKNMLMDLSKEFMMDLGITVIGDIIAILKHAKVVYRQMKSADWNSPPSPPTRPSMESRTGGTFRKRAPADDMCKMATEAISSGQTTIQAELRRNANTPATRMIANSLSQDSPPPTPVRKPDNRLSVTVSNKQAKADAGPDVSVKRRRVTAEMEGKYIINMPKGTTERTKRILEEQAEIEKGVYRTSVFERLGAESKADATMGSKPTGVFSRLGDAMGERREEEDEKAVESDGEGSVLQYAGVLKRTAQPARKTPTKASPASLTTAKTRTALAARRPAVVTLKRLGKPARALAACTATDKPEPAAKVSVLQRLGKPSSPQPDTQDSRVTSTKSKGFTVTINRGLGSAKVSSSTGECQGAQMDSAGSVSVFKRLGLKNT; encoded by the exons ATGGCGTCTGTGACCAACG CTACATCCGAGTGGATACAGTTCTTCAAGGATGCTGGCATCCCTGCTGGTCTGGCTGTTCACTACGCAGTCTCTTTCGTTGATAACAG AATTCAGAAGAACATGCTGATGGACCTGAGTAAGGAGTTCATGATGGACCTGGGGATCACAGTGATCGGAGATATCATTGCCATCCTGAAACACGCCAAAGTTGTTTATAGACAG ATGAAAAGCGCAGATTGGaactctcctccttctcctcctacTCGACCCAGCATGGAATCCAGGACTGGAGGCACTTTCAGGAAGAGAGCCCCTGCAGAT GATATGTGTAAAATGGCAACTGAGGCAATATCATCGGGTCAAACAACCATTCAGGCAGAACTCAGAAGAAATGCCAACACCC CTGCGACCCGGATGATCGCAAACAGTCTGAGCCAAGACTCTCCCCCACCCACCCCCGTCAGGAAACCGGACAACAGACTGTCCGTCACTGTGTCCAATAAGCAGGCCAAAGCAG ACGCGGGGCCCGATGTTTCGGTGAAGCGACGGCGGGTCACTGCAGAGATGGAGGGCAAATACATCATCAACATGCCAAAGGGGACCACGGAGCGAACCAAGAGGATCCTGGAGGAGCAGGCAGAGATAG AAAAGGGTGTTTATCGAACCTCTGTGTTTGAGAGACTAGGAGCTGAATCCAAGGCTGATGCCACTATGGGAAGCAAG CCCACGGGGGTGTTCAGCCGGTTGGGAGACGCGATGGGCGAGcgcagggaggaggaggacgagaaGGCGGTGGAGAGCGACGGGGAAGGCTCCGTGCTTCAGTACGCTGGGGTCCTGAAGAGAACAGCACAGCCTGCCAGGAAAACCCCGACCAAGGCCAGCCCTGCCTCCCTGACCACGGCCAAGACCAGGACTGCCCTTGCGGCTCGCAGACCAGCCGTCGTCACCTTGAAGCGCCTGGGCAAGCCTGCCAGGGCCCTGGCAGCCTGCACTGCCACAGACAAGCCAGAGCCTGCTGCCAAGGTCAGCGTGCTGCAGAGGCTGGGCAAGCCCTCCAGCCCACAACCCGACACTCAGGACAGCAGGGTGACCAGCACCAAGAGCAAAGGGTTCACCGTCACCATCAACCGGGGGCTGGGCAGCGCCAAGGTGAGCAGCAGCACTGGGGAGTGCCAGGGGGCGCAGATGGACAGTGCCGGCTCTGTCAGCGTCTTCAAGAGACTGGGCCTGAAGAACACCTGA
- the LOC117398220 gene encoding uncharacterized protein C19orf47 homolog isoform X3 — protein MASVTNATSEWIQFFKDAGIPAGLAVHYAVSFVDNRIQKNMLMDLSKEFMMDLGITVIGDIIAILKHAKVVYRQDMCKMATEAISSGQTTIQAELRRNANTPATRMIANSLSQDSPPPTPVRKPDNRLSVTVSNKQAKADAGPDVSVKRRRVTAEMEGKYIINMPKGTTERTKRILEEQAEIEKGVYRTSVFERLGAESKADATMGSKPTGVFSRLGDAMGERREEEDEKAVESDGEGSVLQYAGVLKRTAQPARKTPTKASPASLTTAKTRTALAARRPAVVTLKRLGKPARALAACTATDKPEPAAKVSVLQRLGKPSSPQPDTQDSRVTSTKSKGFTVTINRGLGSAKVSSSTGECQGAQMDSAGSVSVFKRLGLKNT, from the exons ATGGCGTCTGTGACCAACG CTACATCCGAGTGGATACAGTTCTTCAAGGATGCTGGCATCCCTGCTGGTCTGGCTGTTCACTACGCAGTCTCTTTCGTTGATAACAG AATTCAGAAGAACATGCTGATGGACCTGAGTAAGGAGTTCATGATGGACCTGGGGATCACAGTGATCGGAGATATCATTGCCATCCTGAAACACGCCAAAGTTGTTTATAGACAG GATATGTGTAAAATGGCAACTGAGGCAATATCATCGGGTCAAACAACCATTCAGGCAGAACTCAGAAGAAATGCCAACACCC CTGCGACCCGGATGATCGCAAACAGTCTGAGCCAAGACTCTCCCCCACCCACCCCCGTCAGGAAACCGGACAACAGACTGTCCGTCACTGTGTCCAATAAGCAGGCCAAAGCAG ACGCGGGGCCCGATGTTTCGGTGAAGCGACGGCGGGTCACTGCAGAGATGGAGGGCAAATACATCATCAACATGCCAAAGGGGACCACGGAGCGAACCAAGAGGATCCTGGAGGAGCAGGCAGAGATAG AAAAGGGTGTTTATCGAACCTCTGTGTTTGAGAGACTAGGAGCTGAATCCAAGGCTGATGCCACTATGGGAAGCAAG CCCACGGGGGTGTTCAGCCGGTTGGGAGACGCGATGGGCGAGcgcagggaggaggaggacgagaaGGCGGTGGAGAGCGACGGGGAAGGCTCCGTGCTTCAGTACGCTGGGGTCCTGAAGAGAACAGCACAGCCTGCCAGGAAAACCCCGACCAAGGCCAGCCCTGCCTCCCTGACCACGGCCAAGACCAGGACTGCCCTTGCGGCTCGCAGACCAGCCGTCGTCACCTTGAAGCGCCTGGGCAAGCCTGCCAGGGCCCTGGCAGCCTGCACTGCCACAGACAAGCCAGAGCCTGCTGCCAAGGTCAGCGTGCTGCAGAGGCTGGGCAAGCCCTCCAGCCCACAACCCGACACTCAGGACAGCAGGGTGACCAGCACCAAGAGCAAAGGGTTCACCGTCACCATCAACCGGGGGCTGGGCAGCGCCAAGGTGAGCAGCAGCACTGGGGAGTGCCAGGGGGCGCAGATGGACAGTGCCGGCTCTGTCAGCGTCTTCAAGAGACTGGGCCTGAAGAACACCTGA
- the LOC117435703 gene encoding cyclin-P-like isoform X1 — translation MQAMARATYCDARATLDLYRKPEEKRVPLKSWGNICQVSKDRRQQPDEEEEEMKIRRKPETERRKQRRRLGICGGIDDVAAESVENLKICRSQAELSDGEEQLSRLRSVGLAPVPRPLLRALEEAMVTLGLSYEREYSWDIFSAMMRKQSSCAFKSSELPRGFTDYMRAILVDWLTQVHESFRCTEETLYLCVHLLNSSMRLSKVNIPTFQLLGMACLFVACKKEECLFPESTELCFLMENCFTRKQLLRMERKVLTCLKFDLSYSQPLHFLYIVHTVSQCSQQVLHLAKYFLELTLMNIECIVCEPAQLAAAALCLARRVLQERSSPGAEEAWTRAVSLYSVSESALCRIKRCMARAALCAENSETRATFMKYSAPERMEVSINSTVLCSRYLLDCV, via the exons ATGCAAGCCATGGCACGGGCCACTTACTGCGATGCGAGAGCAACACTCGACCTCTATAGAAAG CCAGAAGAGAAGAGAGTACCACTGAAAAGCTGGGGCAATATCTGCCAAGTGTCCAAGGATCGGAGACAGCAGCctgacgaggaggaggaggagatgaagATCCGCAGGAAGCCGGAGACAGAGAGAAGAAAG cagaggcgGAGGCTGGGGATCTGTGGTGGGATCGATGATGTCGCGGCAGAAAGCGTGGAGAATCTAAAGATCTGCCGGAGTCAAGCAG AGCTTTCCGACGGTGAGGAGCAGCTCAGCCGGCTGCGCAGTGTCGGCCTCGCCCCAGTGCCCCGCCCCCTGCTGAGAGCGCTGGAAGAGGCCATGGTCACACTGGGGTTGAGCTACGAGAGGGAATACTCCTGGGACATCTTCTCAGCCATGATG CGGAAGCAGTCGAGCTGTGCATTTAAGAGCTCCGAACTCCCCAGGGGGTTCACAGACTACATGCGGGCTATACTGGTGGACTGGCTCACACAGGTGCAT GAATCGTTCAGATGTACGGAGGAGACCCTGTACCTCTGTGTTCACCTGCTGAACAGCTCCATGCGTCTGTCTAAAGTCAACATCCCCACCTTCCAGCTGCTGGGAATGGCCTGTCTCTTCGTGGCCTGCAAGAAGGAGGAGTGTCTGTTTCCAGAG TCAACGGAGCTCTGCTTCCTCATGGAGAACTGCTTCACCAGGAAGCAGCTGCTGAGAATGGAACGCAAGGTTCTGACCTGCCTCAAGTTTgacctctcctactcccagcccCTCCACTTCCTCTACATCGTCCACACCGTGTCCCAGTGCAGCCAGCAG GTGCTGCATCTGGCCAAGTACTTCCTGGAACTGACTCTGATGAATATAGAGTGCATCGTGTGCGAGCCAGCCCAGTTAGCTGCTGCTGCCCTCTGTCTGGCGAGGAGGGTACTGCAGGAGAGGAGCTCCCCAGGGGCTGAGGAGGCCTGGACCAGAGCTGTGAGCCTTTACAGCGTCAG TGAATCGGCGCTCTGCAGGATCAAGCGGTGCATGGCCAGAGCAGCCCTCTGTGCAGAAAACTCTGAGACTCGAGCCACATTCATGAAGTACTCCGCCCCTGAGAGAATGGAGGTCAGCATCAACTCCACCGTCCTCTGCTCACGATACCTTCTGGACTGTGTGTAG
- the LOC117398220 gene encoding uncharacterized protein C19orf47 homolog isoform X2, giving the protein MASVTNATSEWIQFFKDAGIPAGLAVHYAVSFVDNRIQKNMLMDLSKEFMMDLGITVIGDIIAILKHAKVVYRQMKSADWNSPPSPPTRPSMESRTGGTFRKRAPADDMCKMATEAISSGQTTIQAELRRNANTPATRMIANSLSQDSPPPTPVRKPDNRLSVTVSNKQAKADAGPDVSVKRRRVTAEMEGKYIINMPKGTTERTKRILEEQAEIEKGVYRTSVFERLGAESKADATMGSKPTGVFSRLGDAMGERREEEDEKAVESDGEGSVLQYAGVLKRTAQPARKTPTKASPASLTTAKTRTALAARRPAVVTLKRLGKPARALAACTATDKPEPAAKVSVLQRLGKPSSPQPDTQDSRVTSTKSKGFTVTINRGLGSAKK; this is encoded by the exons ATGGCGTCTGTGACCAACG CTACATCCGAGTGGATACAGTTCTTCAAGGATGCTGGCATCCCTGCTGGTCTGGCTGTTCACTACGCAGTCTCTTTCGTTGATAACAG AATTCAGAAGAACATGCTGATGGACCTGAGTAAGGAGTTCATGATGGACCTGGGGATCACAGTGATCGGAGATATCATTGCCATCCTGAAACACGCCAAAGTTGTTTATAGACAG ATGAAAAGCGCAGATTGGaactctcctccttctcctcctacTCGACCCAGCATGGAATCCAGGACTGGAGGCACTTTCAGGAAGAGAGCCCCTGCAGAT GATATGTGTAAAATGGCAACTGAGGCAATATCATCGGGTCAAACAACCATTCAGGCAGAACTCAGAAGAAATGCCAACACCC CTGCGACCCGGATGATCGCAAACAGTCTGAGCCAAGACTCTCCCCCACCCACCCCCGTCAGGAAACCGGACAACAGACTGTCCGTCACTGTGTCCAATAAGCAGGCCAAAGCAG ACGCGGGGCCCGATGTTTCGGTGAAGCGACGGCGGGTCACTGCAGAGATGGAGGGCAAATACATCATCAACATGCCAAAGGGGACCACGGAGCGAACCAAGAGGATCCTGGAGGAGCAGGCAGAGATAG AAAAGGGTGTTTATCGAACCTCTGTGTTTGAGAGACTAGGAGCTGAATCCAAGGCTGATGCCACTATGGGAAGCAAG CCCACGGGGGTGTTCAGCCGGTTGGGAGACGCGATGGGCGAGcgcagggaggaggaggacgagaaGGCGGTGGAGAGCGACGGGGAAGGCTCCGTGCTTCAGTACGCTGGGGTCCTGAAGAGAACAGCACAGCCTGCCAGGAAAACCCCGACCAAGGCCAGCCCTGCCTCCCTGACCACGGCCAAGACCAGGACTGCCCTTGCGGCTCGCAGACCAGCCGTCGTCACCTTGAAGCGCCTGGGCAAGCCTGCCAGGGCCCTGGCAGCCTGCACTGCCACAGACAAGCCAGAGCCTGCTGCCAAGGTCAGCGTGCTGCAGAGGCTGGGCAAGCCCTCCAGCCCACAACCCGACACTCAGGACAGCAGGGTGACCAGCACCAAGAGCAAAGGGTTCACCGTCACCATCAACCGGGGGCTGGGCAGCGCCAAG AAGTGA
- the LOC117435703 gene encoding cyclin-P-like isoform X2 translates to MQAMARATYCDARATLDLYRKPEEKRVPLKSWGNICQVSKDRRQQPDEEEEEMKIRRKPETERRKRRRLGICGGIDDVAAESVENLKICRSQAELSDGEEQLSRLRSVGLAPVPRPLLRALEEAMVTLGLSYEREYSWDIFSAMMRKQSSCAFKSSELPRGFTDYMRAILVDWLTQVHESFRCTEETLYLCVHLLNSSMRLSKVNIPTFQLLGMACLFVACKKEECLFPESTELCFLMENCFTRKQLLRMERKVLTCLKFDLSYSQPLHFLYIVHTVSQCSQQVLHLAKYFLELTLMNIECIVCEPAQLAAAALCLARRVLQERSSPGAEEAWTRAVSLYSVSESALCRIKRCMARAALCAENSETRATFMKYSAPERMEVSINSTVLCSRYLLDCV, encoded by the exons ATGCAAGCCATGGCACGGGCCACTTACTGCGATGCGAGAGCAACACTCGACCTCTATAGAAAG CCAGAAGAGAAGAGAGTACCACTGAAAAGCTGGGGCAATATCTGCCAAGTGTCCAAGGATCGGAGACAGCAGCctgacgaggaggaggaggagatgaagATCCGCAGGAAGCCGGAGACAGAGAGAAGAAAG aggcgGAGGCTGGGGATCTGTGGTGGGATCGATGATGTCGCGGCAGAAAGCGTGGAGAATCTAAAGATCTGCCGGAGTCAAGCAG AGCTTTCCGACGGTGAGGAGCAGCTCAGCCGGCTGCGCAGTGTCGGCCTCGCCCCAGTGCCCCGCCCCCTGCTGAGAGCGCTGGAAGAGGCCATGGTCACACTGGGGTTGAGCTACGAGAGGGAATACTCCTGGGACATCTTCTCAGCCATGATG CGGAAGCAGTCGAGCTGTGCATTTAAGAGCTCCGAACTCCCCAGGGGGTTCACAGACTACATGCGGGCTATACTGGTGGACTGGCTCACACAGGTGCAT GAATCGTTCAGATGTACGGAGGAGACCCTGTACCTCTGTGTTCACCTGCTGAACAGCTCCATGCGTCTGTCTAAAGTCAACATCCCCACCTTCCAGCTGCTGGGAATGGCCTGTCTCTTCGTGGCCTGCAAGAAGGAGGAGTGTCTGTTTCCAGAG TCAACGGAGCTCTGCTTCCTCATGGAGAACTGCTTCACCAGGAAGCAGCTGCTGAGAATGGAACGCAAGGTTCTGACCTGCCTCAAGTTTgacctctcctactcccagcccCTCCACTTCCTCTACATCGTCCACACCGTGTCCCAGTGCAGCCAGCAG GTGCTGCATCTGGCCAAGTACTTCCTGGAACTGACTCTGATGAATATAGAGTGCATCGTGTGCGAGCCAGCCCAGTTAGCTGCTGCTGCCCTCTGTCTGGCGAGGAGGGTACTGCAGGAGAGGAGCTCCCCAGGGGCTGAGGAGGCCTGGACCAGAGCTGTGAGCCTTTACAGCGTCAG TGAATCGGCGCTCTGCAGGATCAAGCGGTGCATGGCCAGAGCAGCCCTCTGTGCAGAAAACTCTGAGACTCGAGCCACATTCATGAAGTACTCCGCCCCTGAGAGAATGGAGGTCAGCATCAACTCCACCGTCCTCTGCTCACGATACCTTCTGGACTGTGTGTAG